A region of Paenimyroides aestuarii DNA encodes the following proteins:
- a CDS encoding sugar transferase, producing the protein MIRFFDFLFSFFGILFLLPIMLVLYIIGLFDTGSPVFKQERVGKNKKPFTLYKFRTMNVKAQSVATHLANTAEITKFGSFLRKSKLDELPQLFNVLFGDMSLVGPRPNLFNQTELIEERDSRGVYNVVPGITGLAQINEIDMSTPKELAIKDAEMIKSLTIVDYFKYIFATVGGKGQGDRVVK; encoded by the coding sequence ATGATACGCTTTTTCGATTTTCTATTTTCATTCTTCGGAATATTGTTTTTACTGCCAATAATGTTGGTATTATACATCATTGGCTTGTTTGATACGGGTTCGCCTGTTTTTAAACAAGAGCGTGTAGGTAAAAATAAAAAGCCATTTACTTTGTATAAGTTCCGCACCATGAATGTGAAGGCACAATCGGTGGCTACGCACTTGGCGAATACCGCAGAAATCACAAAATTTGGCAGTTTTTTGCGAAAATCTAAGCTAGACGAATTACCGCAATTGTTCAACGTGCTTTTTGGCGATATGAGTTTGGTGGGACCGCGCCCAAATTTATTCAACCAAACCGAATTAATCGAAGAACGTGACAGCCGTGGTGTTTACAACGTAGTTCCTGGTATCACTGGGTTGGCACAAATCAATGAAATTGATATGTCAACTCCTAAAGAGTTGGCAATCAAAGATGCCGAAATGATTAAAAGCTTAACGATTGTAGATTATTTTAAATACATCTTCGCTACCGTTGGTGGTAAAGGTCAGGGAGATCGAGTGGTGAAGTAA
- a CDS encoding helix-turn-helix transcriptional regulator, with protein MTNKEKFLALVSKEETKTVERAKARLGNKKYSKLSNKIAFEILERLDVLNWKQVRLAEEMKVSPQQVNKWVKGNENFTLETLVKLSAVLGIELIQVASKQSANKVEGVTIISSEEYTPAVSIKMPKPHIILRDTTMYENQYATA; from the coding sequence ATGACTAACAAAGAAAAGTTTTTGGCTTTAGTTTCTAAAGAAGAAACAAAGACCGTTGAAAGAGCAAAAGCACGTTTAGGAAATAAGAAGTATTCGAAGTTGTCGAACAAGATTGCGTTTGAAATATTAGAACGTTTAGATGTATTGAACTGGAAACAAGTTCGGCTTGCAGAAGAAATGAAAGTTTCTCCGCAGCAGGTAAATAAATGGGTAAAAGGAAATGAAAATTTTACCTTAGAAACTTTAGTAAAATTAAGTGCCGTTTTAGGGATAGAATTAATTCAAGTAGCATCCAAACAAAGTGCAAATAAAGTGGAAGGGGTAACGATTATTTCTTCAGAAGAATACACACCTGCGGTATCTATAAAAATGCCAAAACCACATATTATATTAAGAGATACAACAATGTATGAAAATCAATACGCAACTGCATAA
- a CDS encoding NAD-dependent epimerase/dehydratase family protein: MKTIITGSSGFVGKNLTAYLNKQNIEVQDLSLRATDWKNHIDKHATAIIHLAGKAHDTANTSSADEYFKVNRDLTIELFNEFLKSNIQDFFFFSSVKAVADTVDGVLYEDIMPKAVTPYGQSKLEAETYLLNQQLPAGKRLFIIRPCMIHGAGNKGNLNLLYKVVEKGIPWPLAAFENQRSFLSIDNLSFLIVEMLRNIEVASGIYNFADDETISTNQLIEIIGKASGRNAKLLNISSSLITGVAKIGDKIKLPLNSERLKKLTESYVVSNKKIKTALHINKLPLSVEEGLVKTIESFK, translated from the coding sequence ATGAAAACAATCATCACAGGTTCATCGGGCTTCGTAGGCAAAAATCTAACCGCATATCTTAATAAACAAAATATTGAAGTACAAGATTTGTCGTTGCGAGCAACCGATTGGAAAAACCATATCGATAAACATGCAACCGCCATTATTCATTTGGCAGGCAAAGCCCATGATACTGCCAATACATCATCTGCTGATGAGTATTTTAAAGTAAACCGGGATTTAACGATTGAATTGTTTAATGAGTTTTTAAAATCAAATATTCAGGATTTTTTCTTTTTCAGCTCGGTAAAAGCGGTTGCAGATACGGTTGATGGCGTTTTGTATGAAGATATTATGCCTAAAGCGGTTACACCTTACGGACAATCTAAGTTAGAAGCTGAAACCTATCTATTGAACCAACAACTGCCAGCAGGCAAGCGCTTGTTTATTATTCGTCCGTGTATGATTCATGGTGCTGGTAATAAGGGCAATCTTAATTTATTATATAAAGTTGTTGAAAAAGGGATTCCTTGGCCATTGGCAGCTTTTGAAAATCAACGTTCTTTCTTAAGTATTGATAACCTTTCGTTTCTAATTGTAGAAATGTTGCGAAACATAGAAGTTGCGTCGGGTATTTACAATTTTGCAGATGACGAAACCATTTCAACTAATCAACTGATTGAAATTATTGGAAAAGCATCAGGTAGAAATGCAAAATTGTTGAATATTTCTAGCAGCCTTATAACTGGGGTAGCTAAAATAGGAGACAAGATAAAATTACCCTTAAATTCTGAGCGGTTAAAAAAACTGACGGAAAGTTATGTGGTTTCTAACAAAAAAATAAAAACAGCCTTACATATAAATAAATTACCTTTGTCTGTTGAAGAGGGATTGGTGAAGACCATCGAGAGTTTTAAATAG
- a CDS encoding glycosyltransferase has protein sequence MLTGSIVLYKSNSEVLLKAINSFLFSELVKKLYLIDNSPTDELKNICDDIRIEYIHNPSNPGFGAAHNIAIQESINEGSKYHFIVNPDIYFSEDVISPMVKFMEEDAKIGMMMPQILNDDATVQNLPKLLPSPFSILLRKFKRPSFIYKPFINNYELRTVPQNIIYEAPILSGCFTLLNLDAIKEVGEYDDRFFMYFEDWDLSRRMNQKYKTIYFPKVSVYHGYESGANKSKKLFKIFLQSAVHYFNKWGWFFDSERRKINEKTLAQFK, from the coding sequence ATGCTAACAGGTAGTATTGTTCTTTATAAAAGTAATTCTGAGGTATTATTAAAGGCTATTAATAGCTTTCTATTTTCTGAATTAGTTAAAAAATTATATTTAATAGATAATTCACCAACAGATGAACTTAAAAATATTTGTGATGATATTCGTATAGAATATATCCATAATCCGTCAAACCCTGGTTTCGGTGCGGCACATAATATTGCAATACAAGAATCCATCAATGAAGGATCAAAATATCATTTTATAGTAAATCCTGATATCTATTTTTCAGAAGATGTAATTAGTCCTATGGTTAAATTTATGGAAGAGGATGCTAAAATTGGTATGATGATGCCTCAAATATTGAATGATGATGCTACAGTGCAAAATCTCCCCAAGTTATTACCTTCACCTTTTAGTATCTTGCTACGAAAATTTAAAAGACCTAGTTTTATATATAAGCCTTTTATTAATAATTATGAACTACGTACTGTTCCTCAAAATATAATTTATGAGGCACCTATATTGTCTGGTTGTTTTACGTTATTAAATCTCGACGCAATAAAAGAAGTTGGAGAGTATGATGACCGTTTTTTTATGTATTTTGAAGATTGGGACTTATCTAGGAGAATGAACCAAAAATATAAAACAATATATTTTCCAAAAGTATCGGTCTATCACGGTTATGAATCAGGTGCTAATAAAAGCAAAAAATTGTTTAAAATTTTCTTACAATCGGCAGTTCACTATTTTAATAAATGGGGTTGGTTTTTCGATTCAGAAAGAAGAAAAATTAATGAGAAAACATTAGCTCAATTCAAATGA
- a CDS encoding glycosyltransferase, with amino-acid sequence MKIIINTTTLSGTGVTQVAVSFINECIDFPENYYHVFLSKTVARELHINQFPNNFCFYYFDSHPLYGIKGFAIRKQLHEMENKINPDIVFTVFGPACWTPTSKHVCGFANSYYVYPDSPFFDVISKIDYLRINIMKFAHKFFLKRNGKYFICETEDMTERLHKYLEISRSEVFTVSNTYNNYFVNFKLLDNKSILPPRTNNEFRFITLASFEVHKNLTILNKVIPTLISKYPELNVRFVLTIDHQMYENAFSIDAKSRIINLGRVDVKKCPQLYHECDALFLPTLIESFSANYPEAMIMERPILTSNYSFAKSICRDAAMYFDPRNPEAVVETIVEIVQNIELRRNLVLKGKKRVLDFGDAKTRASRYLEVLKIIHFNKIR; translated from the coding sequence ATGAAAATAATAATAAATACAACCACTCTTAGTGGGACAGGTGTAACTCAAGTTGCTGTGTCATTCATTAACGAATGCATTGATTTCCCTGAAAACTATTATCATGTCTTTTTAAGTAAAACGGTTGCTAGAGAACTGCATATCAATCAGTTTCCTAATAATTTTTGTTTTTATTATTTTGACAGTCACCCTCTGTATGGTATTAAAGGTTTTGCAATCAGGAAACAATTGCACGAAATGGAGAACAAAATTAATCCTGATATTGTCTTTACAGTTTTTGGCCCTGCTTGTTGGACACCGACATCAAAACATGTGTGTGGTTTTGCAAATTCATATTATGTATATCCAGATTCTCCTTTTTTTGATGTTATTTCGAAAATTGACTATTTGCGAATTAATATAATGAAATTTGCGCATAAGTTTTTCTTGAAAAGAAATGGCAAATATTTCATTTGTGAAACGGAAGATATGACTGAGCGTTTGCACAAATATCTCGAAATATCTCGATCCGAAGTATTCACTGTAAGTAATACTTATAATAATTATTTTGTTAATTTTAAACTTTTGGATAATAAATCAATACTTCCTCCACGAACTAATAATGAGTTTAGATTTATTACATTGGCATCATTTGAGGTACACAAAAACCTTACAATTTTAAATAAAGTAATTCCGACGTTGATTAGTAAATATCCCGAATTAAATGTTCGATTCGTACTAACCATAGATCACCAAATGTACGAAAATGCATTTTCTATAGATGCGAAATCACGAATTATCAATTTAGGAAGGGTTGATGTGAAAAAATGTCCACAGCTCTATCATGAATGTGATGCGCTTTTCCTTCCAACTTTGATTGAATCATTTTCTGCTAATTACCCTGAAGCTATGATTATGGAAAGACCAATTTTAACATCAAACTATTCTTTTGCAAAATCGATTTGTCGAGATGCGGCGATGTATTTTGACCCTCGAAATCCAGAGGCTGTTGTCGAAACGATAGTAGAGATTGTTCAAAATATTGAATTGCGTAGAAATTTAGTGCTTAAAGGTAAAAAGCGGGTGCTTGACTTCGGCGATGCAAAGACTAGAGCTTCTAGATATCTCGAAGTGTTAAAAATTATTCATTTTAACAAAATTAGATAA
- a CDS encoding O-antigen polymerase, which produces MNIIFIISTILCFLLFYNPEVPHFSTRVFLSSYGIQIFTLYHIFHKKNKYVSLNLMINLFFFFFFGIAPLLQFYQKTVIFGGRILNEYEYFNMNILIIAIILLYSLMYNFFTKTSKKSYDFSKVSNLSQYLAFTHLIKLSVISTLCFILVFYLNNFNVFSLLVRGGESSIDRVDIGSTSSLIVSQFIRPIPIISFCIAISTRKNKNWFLKFYLFIIAILTTFPLGVPRFYAAAVYIPVLCIVFKKFRDSKNFALFFIISFLIIFPFLENFRHLNKYTKLELKLDYSMFGTGNFDSYYNFAIIVLENYITYGKQLLGVIFFWVPRSYWSDKPVGSGYYIAYYEGYSFNNVSANFFAEGYINFGYLGIVLFIFILAYLSAKLDVLSNYVLGTSSTNIIIIPYFILLGMIFFMLRGDLLSSFSFTVGYILSFYFIYKFILK; this is translated from the coding sequence ATGAATATTATTTTTATTATATCGACTATCCTATGTTTTTTATTATTCTATAATCCGGAAGTTCCTCATTTTTCAACGAGGGTTTTTTTAAGCAGCTATGGTATTCAAATATTTACACTCTATCATATTTTTCATAAAAAAAACAAATATGTTTCCTTGAATTTAATGATTAATTTGTTTTTTTTCTTTTTCTTTGGCATAGCCCCTTTACTCCAATTTTATCAAAAGACTGTTATTTTTGGTGGAAGAATATTAAATGAATATGAGTATTTCAATATGAATATTTTAATTATTGCTATTATTCTTTTATATTCTCTAATGTATAATTTTTTTACTAAAACTTCTAAAAAGAGTTATGATTTTAGTAAAGTTAGCAATTTATCTCAATACTTAGCTTTTACTCATTTAATCAAATTATCAGTTATATCTACTTTATGTTTTATATTAGTTTTTTATTTAAATAATTTTAATGTATTTAGTTTACTTGTAAGAGGAGGTGAATCATCTATAGATAGAGTGGATATTGGTAGTACCTCATCATTAATTGTAAGTCAATTTATTAGACCGATTCCAATAATATCTTTTTGTATAGCGATTAGTACTAGAAAAAACAAAAACTGGTTTTTAAAATTTTATTTATTTATAATAGCTATATTAACTACTTTTCCCTTAGGAGTTCCAAGATTTTATGCCGCCGCGGTCTATATACCTGTTTTATGTATTGTCTTTAAAAAATTTAGAGATTCTAAAAATTTTGCATTGTTTTTTATAATATCATTTTTAATAATTTTTCCATTTTTAGAAAATTTTAGACACTTGAATAAATATACAAAATTAGAATTAAAATTAGATTATTCTATGTTTGGTACAGGTAACTTTGATAGCTACTATAATTTTGCAATAATTGTATTAGAAAATTATATAACCTATGGAAAGCAGCTACTTGGCGTAATCTTTTTTTGGGTTCCTCGAAGCTATTGGTCTGATAAACCTGTTGGATCAGGATACTATATTGCGTATTATGAAGGTTATTCTTTTAACAATGTTAGTGCTAATTTTTTTGCAGAAGGATATATAAATTTTGGATATTTAGGAATAGTATTATTTATTTTTATTTTAGCATATTTATCTGCAAAATTAGATGTATTAAGCAATTATGTTTTAGGTACTAGTAGTACCAATATCATTATTATTCCTTATTTTATTTTATTGGGGATGATATTTTTTATGTTGAGAGGTGACTTGTTGAGTTCATTTTCCTTTACTGTAGGTTATATTTTGTCATTTTATTTTATTTATAAATTTATTCTAAAATGA
- a CDS encoding lipopolysaccharide biosynthesis protein, with product MFKFFNKTVSILKNKNVIYLLTRYLTYGIQFFVSIFIAVALGPYYFGIWGFILLIINYFGVLDFGFANAVNILIIKNKENLPLVRRYFSTGFILVSFLNILVLIFFLYNYFFLPIKIFSKYNLNNEIWLLGLIALNVNYNNLLMHLYRINNKLSQISFYQSIVPIFMLVVVMIFHGEKLLKNLILCYVIGNLSSTLYFLKGKVLPSLQLPPTSDFKEVMKRGFFLFLYNVSFYLIVLSLRSFISAYYSVEEFGLFAFAFTLGNSILLFLQAISFLIYPKVVSILNTLNENKVLESLQDIRRVYLTLTYLMLYIGLAIISYGIVLIPEYTNSFKLIGLCSLTIVLYSNSFGYGTFLIANGYEKLNALISISCLLLNIFLCYIFIVILKFSYELVIFATMISYFVYTYLTVSFTKKKINCSSRKFLNNLKDCFGFNILIPYVFSLFLIVFNLDYLIILPLCIFLVLSVNDIKFLVEKMINIIKNNKILEI from the coding sequence ATGTTTAAATTCTTTAATAAAACTGTAAGTATTCTTAAAAACAAGAATGTAATATATCTGTTGACCAGATATTTAACCTACGGTATACAGTTTTTTGTTTCAATATTTATAGCAGTCGCTTTAGGGCCCTATTATTTTGGTATTTGGGGGTTTATTTTGTTAATTATTAATTATTTTGGAGTTCTTGATTTTGGCTTTGCCAATGCAGTCAATATTCTAATTATTAAAAATAAAGAGAATCTTCCATTAGTGAGGCGATATTTTTCTACAGGATTTATATTAGTTTCTTTTTTAAATATTTTAGTTTTAATTTTTTTTCTTTACAATTATTTTTTTTTACCAATTAAAATTTTTAGTAAGTATAACCTTAATAATGAAATTTGGTTATTAGGTCTTATAGCTCTAAATGTAAATTATAATAATTTATTAATGCATTTGTATAGAATTAATAATAAGTTATCTCAAATATCATTTTATCAATCGATAGTTCCTATATTTATGTTAGTTGTTGTAATGATTTTTCATGGGGAGAAACTTTTAAAAAATCTTATTTTATGTTATGTGATCGGAAATTTATCCTCAACGTTGTATTTTCTTAAAGGAAAGGTATTGCCTAGTTTACAATTACCACCTACAAGTGATTTCAAAGAAGTAATGAAAAGAGGCTTTTTTCTGTTTCTTTACAATGTATCTTTTTATTTAATTGTTTTATCGCTGAGGTCTTTTATTAGTGCTTATTATTCAGTAGAAGAATTTGGCTTATTTGCATTTGCTTTTACATTAGGAAATTCAATATTATTATTTTTACAGGCTATTTCATTTCTTATATACCCTAAAGTTGTTTCAATTCTAAATACTTTAAATGAAAATAAAGTTCTAGAATCATTGCAGGATATACGAAGAGTATATTTAACTTTGACTTATTTAATGCTTTATATAGGTTTAGCTATTATATCTTATGGTATTGTTTTGATTCCCGAATATACAAATTCTTTTAAATTAATTGGACTTTGTTCACTTACAATTGTTTTGTATTCTAATTCTTTTGGTTATGGTACATTTCTTATAGCAAACGGATATGAAAAACTTAATGCTTTGATATCTATATCTTGTTTACTGCTAAATATATTTCTATGTTATATATTCATTGTAATTTTAAAATTTTCTTATGAATTAGTAATTTTTGCAACCATGATTTCTTATTTTGTTTACACATATTTAACTGTATCATTTACAAAGAAAAAAATAAATTGTAGTTCAAGAAAATTTTTAAATAATTTAAAAGATTGTTTCGGTTTTAATATTCTTATTCCTTATGTGTTTTCTCTATTCTTAATTGTTTTTAATTTAGATTATCTTATAATATTACCATTATGTATTTTTCTTGTTTTAAGTGTTAACGATATTAAGTTTTTGGTCGAAAAAATGATAAATATTATTAAAAATAATAAAATCTTAGAAATCTAA
- the pseI gene encoding pseudaminic acid synthase, with amino-acid sequence MKIANFNIGNNSPVFIIAELSANHNGSLETALETVRAAKRAGADCIKLQTYTADTITINSRKEDFMIKGTIWEGKNLYDLYQEAYTPWEWHTEIMRVAEEEGLICFSSPFDPTSVDFLEELNVSAYKIASFEITDIPLIEYVASKGKPVIISTGIATVEDIELAIDACHRMGNYDIALLKCTSSYPAPIEEANMLMVKDLAERFNVISGLSDHTMGSTVPVVATCFGAKIIEKHFILDRSIGGPDASFSMNEQEFTTMVKEVREAEKAIGVVDYTLTEKQIKGRDFSRSLYVVEDIKAGDVINEKNVRSIRPGFGLHPKHYKDVLGKISKRDISKGSTISFTDIY; translated from the coding sequence ATGAAAATAGCAAATTTTAATATAGGAAATAATAGCCCAGTGTTCATAATTGCAGAATTATCGGCTAATCACAATGGCAGTTTGGAGACTGCATTAGAGACAGTAAGAGCTGCAAAACGTGCAGGAGCTGACTGTATAAAATTACAAACCTATACAGCAGACACCATAACTATCAATTCTCGCAAAGAGGATTTTATGATAAAAGGCACTATTTGGGAAGGAAAAAATTTATATGATTTGTACCAAGAAGCCTATACGCCTTGGGAATGGCATACTGAGATTATGAGAGTTGCAGAAGAGGAAGGATTAATTTGTTTTTCTTCTCCTTTCGATCCAACTAGTGTAGATTTTTTAGAAGAACTAAATGTGTCGGCTTATAAAATTGCTTCTTTTGAAATTACAGATATTCCTTTAATAGAATATGTTGCCTCAAAAGGGAAGCCTGTTATTATATCTACAGGTATTGCTACAGTAGAAGATATTGAATTGGCTATAGATGCGTGCCATCGCATGGGAAATTATGATATTGCTTTGTTAAAGTGTACGTCTAGTTATCCTGCACCAATAGAGGAAGCTAATATGTTAATGGTTAAAGATTTAGCTGAGCGTTTTAATGTAATTAGTGGTTTGTCTGACCATACAATGGGTAGTACAGTACCAGTTGTTGCAACTTGTTTTGGAGCAAAAATTATAGAAAAACATTTTATCTTAGATCGTTCTATTGGAGGACCTGATGCTTCTTTTTCTATGAATGAGCAGGAGTTTACTACAATGGTAAAAGAAGTTCGTGAAGCAGAAAAAGCAATTGGAGTAGTAGATTATACGTTGACCGAGAAGCAAATCAAAGGACGTGATTTTTCCAGATCACTTTATGTTGTAGAAGATATTAAAGCAGGAGATGTGATTAACGAAAAAAATGTACGTTCTATAAGACCGGGCTTTGGATTGCACCCAAAACATTATAAAGATGTTTTAGGTAAAATCTCAAAGAGAGATATTAGCAAAGGAAGTACTATTTCATTTACAGACATATACTAA
- a CDS encoding GNAT family N-acetyltransferase — MNSYKVLNKQSYSIGDYSIVPIRFEDRYDIMKWRNEQIYHLRQSKPLTESDQERYFSNVVSKLFEEETPNQLLFSYLKNGECIGYGGLVHINWLDKNAEISFIMNTELEKNFFGLHWQTFLRLIQKIAFEDLSLHKIYTFAFDLRPHLYEVIEKCGFIKEAVLKEHCIFNYEFKDVVIHSIINKLRLRIATTKDNDKTFEWATDPQIRKYSFNQSQIRKEEHGKWFKSKIEDHDCHYYILENILGTPLGSIRLDLNENEAMISYLIDSSFFGKGLGTEILILIEDEIVSSNLKPLRLVGLVQKENAASIRIFNKLGYNTTTENGVLKFTKIIQ, encoded by the coding sequence ATGAACTCTTACAAAGTATTAAATAAGCAGTCTTATTCTATTGGTGATTATAGTATTGTGCCTATTAGGTTTGAAGATAGATATGATATAATGAAATGGCGTAATGAGCAGATTTATCATTTACGACAAAGCAAACCATTAACAGAATCTGATCAAGAGCGTTATTTTAGTAATGTAGTTTCTAAATTATTTGAAGAAGAAACACCTAATCAATTATTATTTTCATATTTAAAAAATGGAGAATGTATTGGATATGGCGGTTTAGTACATATTAATTGGTTAGACAAGAATGCTGAAATATCTTTTATAATGAATACCGAATTGGAAAAGAATTTTTTCGGATTACATTGGCAAACTTTTTTAAGACTTATTCAAAAAATAGCTTTTGAAGATTTAAGTCTGCATAAGATATATACCTTTGCATTTGATTTGAGACCACACCTTTATGAGGTTATTGAAAAATGTGGATTTATAAAAGAAGCTGTTTTAAAAGAACATTGTATTTTTAATTATGAATTCAAAGATGTGGTGATTCACTCAATAATAAATAAGTTAAGATTGCGCATAGCAACTACAAAAGATAATGACAAAACATTTGAATGGGCAACAGATCCACAAATTAGAAAATATTCTTTTAACCAGTCTCAAATTAGGAAAGAAGAGCATGGTAAGTGGTTTAAAAGTAAAATAGAAGATCATGATTGCCATTATTACATTCTTGAAAATATTTTAGGTACTCCCTTAGGTTCAATAAGATTAGATCTAAATGAAAATGAAGCTATGATAAGTTATTTAATTGATAGTAGTTTCTTTGGAAAAGGACTCGGAACAGAAATACTTATATTAATAGAAGATGAGATCGTAAGTTCTAATTTAAAACCTTTACGATTGGTGGGCTTAGTTCAAAAGGAAAATGCGGCTTCAATACGAATATTCAATAAGCTAGGGTATAATACCACAACCGAAAATGGTGTATTAAAGTTCACAAAAATAATACAATGA
- the pseF gene encoding pseudaminic acid cytidylyltransferase, which produces MSTTQNNLCIIPARGGSKRIPRKNIKDFLGKPIIAYSIEVALDSGLFSEVMVSTDDEEIAEVAKKYGAKVPFMRTEKTADDFATTMDVLVEVVDKYKKEGKYFKNVCCIYATSPLVSPEILKKSFDVYNEKKFDSLFSVIKYSFPIQRSLSVNDDKITFNYPENANKRSQDLNDSFHDAGQFYWMKENLICKGAVLVTKNTGAYEISELQGQDIDNELDWKLAELKYELLQSIK; this is translated from the coding sequence ATGAGTACTACACAAAATAACTTATGTATTATTCCTGCTAGAGGTGGTAGCAAACGGATTCCCCGAAAAAACATCAAAGATTTTTTGGGAAAGCCGATTATCGCTTATTCTATAGAAGTAGCCCTTGACTCCGGTTTATTTTCGGAAGTGATGGTTTCAACAGATGATGAGGAAATTGCAGAGGTGGCAAAAAAATACGGTGCAAAGGTTCCTTTTATGCGAACCGAAAAAACGGCGGATGATTTTGCGACTACTATGGATGTTTTAGTAGAGGTAGTAGATAAATACAAAAAGGAAGGAAAGTACTTTAAAAACGTTTGCTGTATATATGCAACATCTCCTTTGGTATCTCCAGAAATATTGAAAAAGTCCTTCGATGTTTATAATGAAAAAAAATTTGATTCATTATTTTCTGTAATCAAGTATAGTTTTCCTATTCAGCGTTCACTAAGTGTAAATGATGATAAAATAACATTTAACTATCCTGAGAATGCTAATAAACGTAGTCAAGATTTAAATGATTCTTTTCATGATGCCGGACAGTTTTATTGGATGAAAGAAAATTTGATTTGCAAAGGAGCGGTTTTAGTAACTAAGAACACTGGTGCTTACGAGATTAGTGAGCTTCAAGGACAAGATATAGATAACGAGTTGGATTGGAAATTAGCAGAATTAAAATATGAACTCTTACAAAGTATTAAATAA